CACCCAGAAGAACGCCGCCATGTTCGAGGAAACTTCGGCCGCCAGCGCCGACCTGCGCCGCGCCGCGCTGGGGCTGCGCCAGCATGTCGGTCGGTTCACCCTCGGCAGTGGCGCCGAAAGCTGGGAGGGCGCGGAGGCGGCCGAGCTGCCGCCCGCCCCCCGATCGGCCCCCGCGTGAGAGGGCTCGCCGCGATCCCCGCGCGCCCGCGCTCAGGCCGGCTCGGTGGGTGCGGTCTCGTATTTCTCGAGGAAGGCCTCCGCCGGCAGGCTGCGGAAATCCGAAAGCCGCGCGCGCAGGATCTCGTGCGGCCAGTCCCACCAGGCGAGCGCCATCATGCGCTCGGCCAGTTCGGGCGCGAAGCGCGGCCGCAACGGCTGCGCCGGGACCCCCGCCACGATCGTGTAGGGCGCGACGTCCTTGGTCACCACCGCCGAGGCGGCAACCACCGCGCCATGGCCGATCGTCACCTCGGGGCGCACCACAGCGCCGTGCCCGATCCAGGTGTCATGGCCGATAAAGGCGCGCCGCGCGTGGCGGGCGGCAAAGAAACCCTCGTCGGGCCCGGTGTCCTCCCAGTAATATTCCGAGCGGTAGAGGAAATGGTGCAGCGAGGCATTGCCCATCGGGTGATCGGTCGGCCCGATCCGGGTAAAGCTCGCGATATTGGCGAACTTGCCCACCGTGACATTCGCAAGATCGGCGTAGCGGTCGCAGTAGGAATAGTCGCCCATCTCCACCCGGTTCAGCCGCGCGCCGCGGCCGATCTCGACATAGGCCCCGAGCTCGGTCTCGGTGACCTCGCAATCGGGATGGAAATAGGGGTCGGGTCCAAGGCGTGGCATTCAGTTTCCCTTGATCAGTTTGCGGCGCAGCCAGCCCGAGGCGCTGTCCATCGCCATCACCATCAGCACGACGAGGATGATGTAATATGTGACCTCTTCCCAGTCCTTCTGGGTGATCATTGCCTGGGTCAGCAAGAGGCCGATGCCGCCGCCGGTGATCGCGCCGATGATCGTCGCCGAGCGGGTGTTGGATTCGAGGAAGTAGAGCACCTGGCTCACCAGCACCGGCACGATCTGCGGGATCACCCCGAAGCGGTAGCGCTGCACCGGTTTCGCCCCGGTCGAGGCGACGCCCTCGATCTGCTTGCCATCGACGTTCTCCAGCGCCTCCGAGAAAAGCTTGCCGAAGCTGCCGGTGTCGGTGAGCAGGATGGCCAGCGCCCCGGTCAGCGGGCCGGGACCGAAGGCGCGGCTCAGCACGATGGTCCAGATCAGCCCGTCCATGCCACGCAGGAAGTCGAAGACCCGCCGCACGCCGAAGCGCAGCGCCATGAGCGGCGCGAAGTTCCGCGCCGACAGGAACGCCAGCGGCAGCGCGACCAGCGCCGCGCCCATGGTGCCGAGGAAGGCCATGAGGATGGTCTCGAAAAGCGCCCAGGCCACGTCGGCATGGCGCCACATGGGGTTCTGCCAGAAGTCGTGCCAGGCGCCCGAAAGGTTGGACCGCGCCGGGTCGATCTGCGCGCCGAAGAGGATCTCGGTGATGCCGTGGCCGTGGTAGGGGCTGTCGAGCGTGAAGAAGAAGAGCTCCCAGCCGGGGAAGTAGCGGAAGAGCTCGGTCTTGGCGCGGGTCAGCGAGACGCGCGCGCCATCGGCCGTGACCTGCAGCCGCGAGGAGGAGGCCGAGATCCAGTCGGGCAGACCCGTTTCGGGCAGGTTGCTGACGATCTCGCGCCCCTCGAGCCGCGCCTCGATCAGACCGTAGCCCGGCACCTCCCAACGAAAGCCGTTGCCGGGCAGAAGGATCACCTGCTGGCCTTCCTTCAGCGCGACGCGGACCGCGCCATTCTCGAGCGGGCTCACCCAGTCGGGGGCCGTACCGGCCGGGTACTCGCCCTTGCGCTCGCCCTCGATGGCGACCGCGACGTCGCCGCTGCGGTTGTCGCGGGTGACGTGGGTCTTGTAGCTCCAGGTGTCGGAAAGCAGGATGCGCGCGTTGTCCCAGCGCGCCCGCTCGGCAAGGCCCGGCAGGTCGAAGGCGAAGAAGATGTAGCCGAGGTAGGCGAGGATCAGCGCCGGCA
The Salipiger sp. H15 DNA segment above includes these coding regions:
- a CDS encoding chloramphenicol acetyltransferase — its product is MPRLGPDPYFHPDCEVTETELGAYVEIGRGARLNRVEMGDYSYCDRYADLANVTVGKFANIASFTRIGPTDHPMGNASLHHFLYRSEYYWEDTGPDEGFFAARHARRAFIGHDTWIGHGAVVRPEVTIGHGAVVAASAVVTKDVAPYTIVAGVPAQPLRPRFAPELAERMMALAWWDWPHEILRARLSDFRSLPAEAFLEKYETAPTEPA
- the phnE gene encoding phosphonate ABC transporter, permease protein PhnE, whose protein sequence is MADAVLYASADRLFRRKRLVAFGLPALILAYLGYIFFAFDLPGLAERARWDNARILLSDTWSYKTHVTRDNRSGDVAVAIEGERKGEYPAGTAPDWVSPLENGAVRVALKEGQQVILLPGNGFRWEVPGYGLIEARLEGREIVSNLPETGLPDWISASSSRLQVTADGARVSLTRAKTELFRYFPGWELFFFTLDSPYHGHGITEILFGAQIDPARSNLSGAWHDFWQNPMWRHADVAWALFETILMAFLGTMGAALVALPLAFLSARNFAPLMALRFGVRRVFDFLRGMDGLIWTIVLSRAFGPGPLTGALAILLTDTGSFGKLFSEALENVDGKQIEGVASTGAKPVQRYRFGVIPQIVPVLVSQVLYFLESNTRSATIIGAITGGGIGLLLTQAMITQKDWEEVTYYIILVVLMVMAMDSASGWLRRKLIKGN